One Actinomycetota bacterium genomic window, GACGAGGTCGCTGCGGCGGAAGGGGATGAACCTCTGGGGCATGCTGTCGGCGGCCACGGTCCCAGGGGCACCCGCTCGCTCTGCTCGCACGGATCCTCCGTCGACGTCTTTCGCCACCGTACCCACGGCCCTCGGAGAAGCTTTGACCACAGGTAGTCGTGCTCGTGGCCGCCGACGGACTGCGCAACGACGAGATCGCCGCGCGCCCGGAGACCCCGTGCCACGTCAGCAAGTCGCGTCCATCTCGAACACCACCATCTGGCGCTGGCTGTCGGCGGACGCGATCAAGCCCTGGCAGCACCACTCGTGGATCTTTCCCCCGCGATCCCGACTTCGCCGTGCTGGTCCGGGTAGGTCGTTGGCCAGCGACGGCGAGCCCGTCCGGGCGGGCATCGAGCGGCTCCAACCTCGCACCGGGCCGCCGTTACAGTCTCCGGCCGCGTAGACGCGGTCGAAGCAGGTGCGCAGGGTCTCGCGGTCAGGGTGGATCCAGCCTCCGTCGCCGGCCAGCGGGCTGTCGGCGACGACCTGTGGCGGGGCCGCCTGGGGGACCGCCAGCAGCAGCGGTAGTGCAGCCGCCCAGCGTCGTCGAACGACACCTTGCGGCTGTCGGCGTCGACCGCCTGCACCCGCTGTTCCTGCGCAGCTCGATGCCACGGTCGTTGAGCGCGTCGGCGACGAACCGGCTGATTTCGGGTCCGGCGCCGACACGTGCCCGAGGCTCTCGAGGTGGAACTGATGCAGGTGCAACGCGCCCCTCTCCCACAGCTACGAGGTAGTGGCGGTGGCCACCAGCGGTACCCCCCTGTTCGGACCGCCGCGGCCGCGGCCGCGATCGCTGGAGCGGGTCAGGCGGGGATGGTGTAGCCCGCCTCCCGAATGCGTTCCGCGATGTCGTCCTCGCTGACGGCGTCGCCGTCGAACCGCACAGTGACGCGGCCGGCGGCGTGGTCGGCGCTGACCGTCTCGACGCCGTCGAGCCCGCCGACCGCCCGCTGGACGGACTCCTCACAGCCGGTGCAGCTCATGCCCTCCACGGTGATGCTGTGCTCGTCGATCACGCTGCGTCCTCCTTCTCGCCCTCCAGTTCCGCGAGCTGTGCGCGCGCGTCGCGGTTGTCGTGCCGTTCCGTCTTGTTGTTGCAGCAGCAGCGCATTGTCGCTGTCTCCTTCGTTCAGGTGGTCGGGCGGCCGAAGCGGCGCAGCCGGAGGGAGTTGGTGACGACGCTGACGGATGAGAAAGCCATGGCAGCGCCGGCGATGATCGGGTTGAGCAGCCCGAAGGCGGCCAGGGGAATTGCGGCGCTGTTGTAGCCCAACGCCCAGAACAGGTTCTGCAGGATGGTGCGGTAGGTCCGCCGCGAAAGGTTGATCGCGGTGACGACGCCGTCCAGGGCGTCGCGCATGAGCGTCAGGTCGCTGGACTCGATCGCGACGTCGGTGCCTGTCCCGATCGCGATCCCCAGGTCGGCCTGCACGAGCGCGGGGGCGTCGTTGACGCCGTCGCCGACCATCGCGACGACCTCGCCCTCTGCTTGCAGGCGCTCGATCTCGGACTTCTTGTCCTGCGGCAGCACCTCGGACAGCACACGGTCGATGCCGACCTGCGCTGCGATCGCGTTCGCCGTGCGCGCGTTGTCGCCGGTGATCATGGCGACCTTCAGGTCGAGGTCGTGCAGGCGGTCGACGACGGGGCCGGCGTCGTCCTTCACCGTGTCCGCGACGGCAAGCACTCCGCGGACCTCCCCGGCCCAGCCGGCGAACACCGCGGTCTTGCCCTGCGTCTCGAGTTCAGTCGCAGCGTCCTCCAGTCGCTCCGACAGGACGAGTCCGGCTTCGGCCCCGAGTTTGCGGCTGCCGACCCACACTGTGGTTGCCTCGACGTCGCCGCGTACCCCGTGGCCGGCGACCGCCTCGAAGCCGGCCGCGGCAGGCAGGTCGATCCGCTGGCGGGCCGCGCTGGCGATCGCCTGTCCGATCGGGTGCTCGCTGTCGGCCTCGACCCCGCCCGCCAGCCGCAGCAGCTGCGTCTCTTCCGCATCTCCGGCGACGACGTCGGTCAGCGCCATCTCACCGCGCGTCAGCGTCCCGGTCTTGTCGAACACGACGGTGGTGATCTTCCGCGTGCGCTCGAGCACCTCAACGCCCTTGATGAGGACTCCCAGCTCGGCGCCGCGGCCGGTGCCGACCATGATCGCCGTCGGCGTGGCGAGCCCGAGGGCGCAGGGACAGGCGATGATCAGGACCGCCACAGCGGCGAGCAGCCCGGTCGTGGCCTCGCCCGCCAGCAGCCACCAACCGGCGAAGGCCGCCAGCCCGATTGCCAGCACGACGGGCACGAAGACCGCGGACACCCGGTCGGCCAGCCGCTGCACGGCGCCCTTGCTGGCCTGCGCCTCCTCCACCAGTCGCACGATCTGGGCCAGCGCGGTGTCGGCCCCGACGGCGGTCGCCTGGACTGATAGCACGCCGGAGGTGTTGACCGTCGCGCCCGCGACCTTCGAGCCGACCGTCTTCTCCACGGGGACCGACTCGCCGGTCAGCATCGACTCGTCGACCGCTGACGCGCCGTCCACCACGACGGCGTCGGTGGGGATCTTCTCGCCGGGGCGCACGCGCAGCAGGTCGCCGACCACGACCTGCTCGAGGGGGACCATGACCTCCTGCCCGTCGCGGCTGACGCGCGCCTCCTTCGCGCCGAGCTCGAGCAGCGCTCGGATGGCCTTGCCCGCCCTCGACTTGGCGCGCGCCTCGAAGTAGCGGCCGAGGACGAGGAAGGCGACGATGATCGCGGACACCTCGAAGTACAGGTCGCCGCCGACGAACAGCGCCACGGTCGAGTAGAAGTAGGCGGAGAGCGTGCCGATGGCGATGAGGGTGTCCATGTTCGCCGTCAGGTGCCGCGCGCGCTTGCTCGCCTCGCGCAGGAACGGCCACGCGACCCAGAACTGCACGGGCGTGGTGAGCGCGAACTCGGTCCAGTGCATCCACGCCGCGTCGACGCCCGCGATCGTCCGGTACATGGCGATGGCTGCGACTGCCAGGGCGAGGGGGAGGCCGACGAGGACACGCCGCAACCAGGCGCGCTGCGCGGCAGCTTCGACGTCTTCGGCGTCGGCTACGTCACGCGACAGCTCCGACGCCGGCGA contains:
- a CDS encoding cation transporter codes for the protein MSCTGCEESVQRAVGGLDGVETVSADHAAGRVTVRFDGDAVSEDDIAERIREAGYTIPA
- a CDS encoding heavy metal translocating P-type ATPase → MTCGSCAARVQKVLGAQPGVTDADVNFATGKARVRLAEDVDEQALTNAVQRIGYDLRRSGVTALEFEVEGMTCGSCAARVQKALAGQPGVVRADVNFATAKARVELDPGVASTESLQAAVDRVGYGLSPASELSRDVADAEDVEAAAQRAWLRRVLVGLPLALAVAAIAMYRTIAGVDAAWMHWTEFALTTPVQFWVAWPFLREASKRARHLTANMDTLIAIGTLSAYFYSTVALFVGGDLYFEVSAIIVAFLVLGRYFEARAKSRAGKAIRALLELGAKEARVSRDGQEVMVPLEQVVVGDLLRVRPGEKIPTDAVVVDGASAVDESMLTGESVPVEKTVGSKVAGATVNTSGVLSVQATAVGADTALAQIVRLVEEAQASKGAVQRLADRVSAVFVPVVLAIGLAAFAGWWLLAGEATTGLLAAVAVLIIACPCALGLATPTAIMVGTGRGAELGVLIKGVEVLERTRKITTVVFDKTGTLTRGEMALTDVVAGDAEETQLLRLAGGVEADSEHPIGQAIASAARQRIDLPAAAGFEAVAGHGVRGDVEATTVWVGSRKLGAEAGLVLSERLEDAATELETQGKTAVFAGWAGEVRGVLAVADTVKDDAGPVVDRLHDLDLKVAMITGDNARTANAIAAQVGIDRVLSEVLPQDKKSEIERLQAEGEVVAMVGDGVNDAPALVQADLGIAIGTGTDVAIESSDLTLMRDALDGVVTAINLSRRTYRTILQNLFWALGYNSAAIPLAAFGLLNPIIAGAAMAFSSVSVVTNSLRLRRFGRPTT